Genomic window (Capsicum annuum cultivar UCD-10X-F1 chromosome 10, UCD10Xv1.1, whole genome shotgun sequence):
GTACAAACTCCATTTCCATTATGTTTCTTCAAACATTCACTTTGACACTCAGCCATGGTGCAATCTTTTGTAGTCAAAGTATCAGTACATCTTTGTTGAGCATTCACTTGAGTAATTGTCATTGCAGCTGCATTCAAAAAGTAAAATTAGTAATATCGCTATGCGCAGGGTTTGGGAAAGGGTCCAGCCACAAGCAGGGATGGAGCTATACTTGGGATAGGGGTTCATTCGAATCCAGTGGCGGATCTAGCATATATCCACTGGGTTCATCCGACCCTCCTTGACGAAAAATTACACCATTTATACATagctaaaattatttttgatgtatATATTGAACCCTCGGCTAGTTCGTGTGTGCACTTTTGAACCCCCTTAATGAACATCTCGTCTCTACCATTGTCCAAACCTCGTTCGACAGAAAATTATGCTATATTATATATGgttaaacttattttttttatgtatatatagtagatgtcgaacccccttcggttagttcgtatgttcatTTGTGAACCCCTtggtgaaaattctggctccaccACTGACCATAAGGATGTATCGTATGCAGTCTTACATTGCATTATGCAAAAGGCTGTTTAAAAGGTTTGAACCTGTGATCTTCTGATCAAATCACAGTAACTTTACCAATTGAAAGAATAATTAGTAAAAATTTGCATGTGCTAGCCACTTTCCGGACGATTTGTTGAAAAGTTAGCACTTTTGATGCATAATAGTAAAGAGTGAAACATCATGATAGTATCTTAAATTTCGTCCAAAATACTGTgatgaaatttaatatttttaatctcaaaattatGATGTAgccatgaattttaaatttgaatttttataataatcaactattttgtatatatagaaaaaataatttgacaaataaaaagaagaaggtCATACctgaaagaatgagaaagaaaCAAATGATAGAGTTCAAAAACTTAGCCATATTACTTATTGAAGTTTGATGAACTCAAATGTAAATAGAATTTTTTTAGATTTGTGTGCTTTGGTATGCAAGGTGAAAGAGGCTTTTATAATGTGCACATTTagatttttgtaaatttattttggAAAGTAAACTAGATATATAATTTACTTTCCATATAAAACATAAATGGCTAGTTTCCAAATCTTGATTGATTATGGAAAGTAATTGCTCCCTTTCCATATTTACTGTTGAAATATTCACTTGACATActttacaaaataataaataatatgaatagtTTTACTATATTacactttgaatataataaatttaatgttttgaaaCATATATTGGATAGTGAATAGTATTTAACGCCAAAGGTAAATTGGATGCAATATGATAaattatcaattaattttttatactaaaaaaatattattgaatatttaattttagtatcTAATACAAGTATAGATGGATGGAGAGAGTAACTAAATGTGTAATTTACATACCATATACATGAGATAGGCCTTATTTTCGGACAATATgaactttgaccaacattttaagatatattttttcatcatattgatgatatgagaaaCATTGcaacttataatactttttatataatttttgaatatc
Coding sequences:
- the LOC107845184 gene encoding putative defensin-like protein 162 — protein: MAKFLNSIICFFLILSAAMTITQVNAQQRCTDTLTTKDCTMAECQSECLKKHNGNGVCTGGNDGPLSCVCVYNC